TCGATTTGCAGAAATGTTcattaaacaaagaatGCAACCTACCAGAGCCTCGACCTGCGAGATAGCCTTGTTGCGATATTCGTTGAAGTGATCTTCGCAAAAATGGCATTTTAACTTGCATCAAATCGACACCTTCAGTGATATGAGAAATGGCATAGCTATCAACATAGTACATAAATGCCTTCGCaggattttcaaaatcgtGCATCGTTAAGTCTGCCGGAAGAAGTTGTTGGATACAAAGTCGCTTTTCCAATGGGTACCATCGcatattaaatattttactttcaGGAGCGAGTATTGATTCCACATGGTTCCTATATACCATTTGCTCTCTAGGCGTGGTAACTGAATTGGCGCCATCAGATTCGAATAATAAAAGTAGTTGGCCCAGTTTGGGATCAAGCAATATCTCATGAATACGATAAAATATAACTTTGAGTAACCGTTCTATAGAGCAAATCATGTAGCAAGTTTcattattgaatttttgcaaatattTTCGGAATTCGAGACGGGAACAAGAAcctttcaaatatttttcacagatattcaaaatattcTCGTAACCCCCTGTGCTTGAAGCATATATAGTCGAAGATTCAACAAACAACTTGATATGCTCTAGCCGAGAATAGCAGACACATATCAATCTAAACAGAACATACATTGTAGCAttcccaaaaaaattgtagcCAATTATGTTTTTCGACTCTTCACCAAGAAATTTAGATTTCGAATGATTTTCAACATCGTCAGGATGTATATCACTCATAGTTTCATCTTCAGTTTGAGTTTCATCGGTTTGAAAACTCACATTGGTGTTATTACTATTATCAGCACTTTCGGGACgaataaatattttgcttAAACCATCTCTGTGTTTTTTAACCGATTCAATATTTTCAGAAGCAAGGTTAGTCTCAAGTGCTTCGCGAGGTAGCGGAATGCCAAAAAATTGCGATAATAAAGCTTTCAAAACAGCACTAATTCGACCCTTGTCAGCgtatgaataaaaagaagagttTGTTAACTGAGCATCACTTAGCCgcaaaatattcaaaaatatgagACTATCACATAAAACTTGGGTAAACTGAAACCCCAACTTGGCCCCATCGATCCGATGCTTTTGTCGTTGATAAATGTCATCAATATCGCGAAGAATACGGCTATAAGATAATCCTCTACGGTCTCTCCCTTCTATTCTGCAATATCTGTCGTCAAATGCTGCTTGagcatttttcttttcgatTTGCCGCCAAATTTTACTCCACTCTCGCTTGCTTCGTCTCCATTCTTGATCTTTGGTTTTAATACGTTTCAGAAGTACAGGAGCCGCAGTGggtaattttttaaataaagtgTCAAGAGCCAAATTTGCATGCTCTTTGCCATAAACGATTATAAGGGCGTTCTTAATTATTCGTTTTGATCGCTCGAGTTCTTGAAGGGCGGTTTCTAAATGCTCGTGAATCGTCGGCTCACAAAAGTTTGCAAGTATTTTTATAGCAGACTCGGTAGTATTCAAAACTCTATCGTAATCATACCGTTCGTCTTCTACTAGTTGCAATGCCTGTAGGTACTGATTTTCATGATgcattatatttttgacATGGGATGGTTTGGGAGCTACAGAAATATAATCGTCATTCAAAACAGAATTGTCCAAATCATCACGACCTGAGCATTTGTCCTGTTTCCAGGAATCCGGAAGTTTGCGATAAGTCAGTGAAATGCACTCAAAAGTTTCTGGTAAATAAACACGTTCGTCCACCGGTTCGTTTTTTACAAGTATTGGGTTATCACTCCACCTAATAAATTCGGAAAACCACAATGTCAAATTATCATTTCTAacaagttttgaaaaagaatttaataattctgTTTTATCCAATAACTTTTCCCGataaagatgaagaagctCAAGGAACTTGTGAAAGGCTAAAGTGTCAGGTAAATGCTGTCTAATCGTTGTGAAGGCTAGTAATTCTTCCTGGGTAGCAGCATAAGGGGACGTGGGAGCAGTGATTTTTTGCGGATATACATGAAGGGAATAAGAGTTCAATGGCTCTTCAGCAGTTTGTCGATACATCCTCGAGGTTTTAGATATCGATCTACTGATTTGGGCAGAATGAGCCGGtcgatttcttttttcacgTACAGGTGCAGAAGGGGGAAGACTGAAATTCCCAACCGGAGGAAGACGGTTTGGAGATTTCTGAACATTAGGGGTGGATGGCTCAGTTGAATCAACATTATcaggaagaaaaagtttaaacTCCTCCAACAAATCTGGtgaatctttaaaaatttcagcGACCCTCGCACGCACTTCAAAAATCGACTTTTGTGCTTTCTGATAAGTGCGCAAAACACCTAAAAATTCCATGTACGTGTCGGAATTTGGTGGATAACGAGCCTTAACTTTGTTCATATAAGCAATCGCATAGTTAAAATCTACCCGAGGCTTCTCGTTTTCAGTACTGGAAACTAAATTTGGAGCAGATGGCTGAGGTTGAGAGTCAGTAGGACTAGTGGATTCCATTGTTCGCTGATCTTCATTAGATGGAGCCACGGGCAATGTACTTTGGACGCCCTGCTGGGGAAGTGGGTGCATAGGAGTACCTACACGTACAACACTAGTGTTTGAAGAGTCCAATTGTACTTCTATTTTGTAACCGGATGGAAGAAACGTGTTAAAGCCTTCAATAAGTTGAGGGTAACCGTTAAACAACTCTGATACACGATTAATAACTCCCAAGGTGTCAAGCGCCTGAGATTTGAAATCGCGCataatttccaaaaatcgATTGTAAATTTCTCGGCGttcagaaaaataatattttactaaCTCAAGATAGGAAAGCGCATCGTTCACATCCAAAGGACGATTAGAAGAAGAACTTAATCCTTCTGCATTTTGTGAAGAAATGGAGCCATCTTTACCAGAAATCGATGATAAGGCGAGCGAGGAAACTATggtttttcctttttcgtAATCATCGCGAGTTACACTTCTTTCCGATAAAATctgtttgttttcaacAGGTTCAGTAGCTACGCCATTATCTTTTCCATCACCATTGTGCAAAGAGGTGTTTACAGGTGACTGGGATTGAGACGGTGACGCTTTTGGTAAATGGTTTTTATCAGATTGTGTCTCAACTTTGTCGCCTATAATATTAGCATTTGTTAAAAACGAACCTCATAAACCAAGATTGTTTCTCGAAATGATGTTTCGCAGAAGAAGCATGTAAAAACTTACCAGGATTGTCGCGTTCTGAGTCGACAGGCACATTCATTACATCCATGGTTAAAAACTCATAAATGCAACAGAAATGACTGCTTTATCTCGATAGTTGCAGTCTTGCAATGTCTGAATCGCGTTACGGGAAAGGTAAGATTGGTTTGTTGTGTTTGACACAAGTAAATGTCATCACGTAACGTGCGTGCTACACACACCTGCCTACCTTAACTAATTTCCAAAACATCAGCAGTTGAgttgaatttaaaaatcattaatttcattcTTTGATTAGagtaaagaattttaattCATGTTTATTGTGTCAAGAAATTCTGacatcaattttttagtcGTTTCCTTGCCCCATCTAGCATCTTTGACTGTTCGTTACTTTTGAACgttgaaaaaatactatACCCTTTTGCTCATTATTCTCATTTTACGGAGTACGCAGTACAAATTATGGCGCTGCATCTCCTGTACGTTCTCATAGGCTACGCACGCGTTGCATGGCTACCTCGTTACTATGGCATCTGCTTCGTAAACAAACATCGTTTctaaatttgtaaacaatgaaatCAGTAACAATTTCGAATGGAATAAAAGCAAGCTGTGGTCCATCATTCTGCTTGTTCTGAGGCTTTGGTATTGATCGTCTTAAGCCCTCTAAAAGCAAGGAATTATCGCTATCTGgaaaatttataatatcAAACAACCCAAACacttttattcatttcttGCTTTgtggaaatttttgaaagcatCAACATGAGTTTTCAGAATCCCAGCTATATTAATGCTAAACACCGGTCCTTCTTGCAACCTAAGGACACTCAAGATTCGCAGGATTTACGAAACTGGGTCAGTCACAGTAGTGTAGATGAAGAAACAGCATATTCTAGTTCGACCCTCAGTTCGAGTTCTTCTAAAAGCTTTCCTTGTTACGATGAGTATGATGAGATAAAATCTCCTGACGATCAAAAAGTCGAGTATATGAAGACGTTAAGGACCTTGGAAGAAGATGCTTTTTCTTACACAGATTCAGTTTACGATTTTGAGGAGCGTTCATTTGATGAACACGAGCCACCTATCCCTCCACTTCACAAAACTGGAGTTTTTAGCGTTCCTCTTCAACCAACCCATACTGTGAATAGTAACTCAGACGACGGTTATGAAAATTCCTCCAAGAATGAGTATCTGGACTTTAATTCAGAAATCTCTGCTTCGCCCGTCAATGAACCAATGACGCACAGTCAGTCATACACCTCGATTGATCGCTTGAATTCATCAAGTTCGCACTATTCCAAAGATGTTCCATTATTATGTGGAAGCCTGACTATTGATTGCCCAACGCCAATAGACTTACGTGGCATGCTTGGTCCAtttatgcaaaaaaacCCCGATGAAGCAAGTTTCCTGCGGTATTCGGCCATTACCTGCCAACCAGAAGATATGAATAATAATGGGCTTCAACTACGAACATGGTCCACGGGTCGCGACATTCAAATTGCTGTTTGTCTAACACTTAGCGATGAGGATTTGGCATCTTTTGCCATTTCTCTTTCTAGTATCatgaataatttaaaacatcTTTGCTCACGGTCTAAGTCGCGGGTATGGGGAAATGAGAGTTGGGAAAAGGTTTTAGTATGTGTCGTAATTGATGGCCGTAACACTGTTCACCAAAACGTCTTGGACTTGCTTGCATCTATAGGAGTGTATCAACCTCACATTGCTAAAGGGAGAGTAAACGGAAAAAGAACTTTATCCCATATGTATGAATTCACAAGTACCATCAACGTTGATGAGAAACTCAATCTTACAACAGCGACTGGTGACGGAAACGTTCCAATGCAGATGTTACTCTGTGTTAAGGACCGTCGTCTAGGCACTTATAACTCGCATCGCTGGTTTTTAAATGGTATAGCATCGCTTGCTCGTCCCAAGGTTTGTCTCTTTGTTCGTAACGGTGCAAGGCTTGGCCCAACATCTATTTATCATGCGTGGAAAGCTTTTGATGTTGATTCCACTATTGGAGGAATGTGTGGTAAAACTTCGATTGATACAGGAAAGTTTGGCTTTAGACTGTTAAATCCATTCATTGCTTCTCAACATTTTGACCAAATGATCCATAACAATCTTCGCTTACCGTACGACAGCTGCATGGGTTATATTTCAAATGCGCTTAACGCAATTTATGGATTTCGATACGTCGCTTTGCAAGATTCATATCCAAACCCTGGACCACTAGCCGATTATTTCGAGCAAGACCAATATGAAATTCCTAGGAGAGGTATCTTACAATCCAATGCTTTTTTGGCACAAGAACAACTCCTTTTCTGGAAAGTAATCACCCGAAAAGATGCAAAATGGCATTTGCAATATGTACCTGAAGCTTGTGCTACTATTGAAGCGCCCAATTCAATGGCTGGAATACTAGAGTCTAAAAAATCTGAAATTAACAGTAGCTTTAGTCTTGCTGTCTATGTTAtagttgattttttttctttatggACTACCCGGCACAAGTTCTTTCGATTCCTTTTGCTCACCGTTCAATCGCTCGTCTTTGCAATTGAGAAGTTGGtgaattttttctcaatggcaaatttctttttggcCTTCTACTTTGTATGCAATGCCACTTCATACAGCTCATTGAATCCGTATGGTAATTGGGCCCGACCTTTATTTCTGGTTTTCGAATATATTctaatttgtttaattttttcacaGTTTATGCTAGCAATGGGCAATCGACCACGGAGGTATGaatgtttgttttaaaaatttctcatATTAACTAATTGTTTAGCTGTCGAGTTTTACTGTTCATTAGTACTGCATTGTTTTCCATTATTATGAtttatttcgttttttgtgttttttatatttcattGATACCATTACACAACTCAGATAATTctgaaattgttttagGCAACAATTATTTCACGACCttaattttctcttctttattaattCTAGCATGTTATGCTTTCGtttctttaatttgtatggatcctttttttatctttactTGTATTGTGCAATACATTCTGCTGATGCCAACTCGCATTTATACTGAGCAAATATATGCACTTTGTCATCTTGATGATGCTTCAATTTCGAAGGATGATAACCAGCaagaatttaattttgacACAGGTATTACCCATTGTTCAATGAACGACGAAGGCTATACTACAATCAGTATTCCAAAAGCCAACGTGTTGAATTCTGTATATAActcttctttaaaaaatttcagttCTTCTAATGATACTTCGGTTTATCACGATGTTCAGGACCATTGCTATCGGAAGCCACAATCCTATGAGGATCACTACCAAGACATTCGTACTCGTTATGTGCTAGTTTGGGCTGTAAGCAACTTAATTTTAGCCATTGTTCTGATTCAGGTATTCGATGGCATGcgttttattaataatggCTACATGAAGTATATATTTTGGAGTATCGTAGCCTTCACTGCTTGGAAAACCATGGGAGCTGTTACATTCATAGCTACCAAGATCATTTCACGAATTGCTAATTGTGTGAAATCAAAActttacatttttaatgatCCTTAATGATACAACTAAATTTATCttgtaaatatttcttCTATGACcgatattttaaaatgaaacaatgTAGGGGATTTATAGTAATTTCAATTACTATACAAGTTTTCGATTGTTAATCTAGTTGTTTCGTTCCAAAAAGATAGTGCTTCCTTCTAAAACCTCGTTTTTAACGCATTTGTCCGAATCAAAAGTATTATCAACGATGCTTAAAGTTTTGCATTTCTTGATAAGACTTTGAATACTGGCAGATTCCGAAGTAATGAGTTTGGAATGTTCTTCATCAGGATGAATGTATACCACAGCATCTGATTTGATTCCATTTTCAGCCATCATTGAACGAGTAGAGTGAACGACAGTAATGATAGACTCGTAATATTTAGCAGCTATCTCGTTAGAATAGTCTACCCTTTCAACTGGGAAAGCAGCTTTAACGATAGTCTGAGTTTTGTCTCCAGGACGACGAGGAAGTCTCTGCCACATCTCTTCAGTAACGTATGGCATAAAAGGATGCATTAAACGAAGAGCGTTGTCAAGGACAGTATAGAGGGTTTGCTTAGCAGATTCTTGTTGTACCTCTGTACCATCACTTAGAAGGTATTTTGAGTTCTCAATGTAAACATCACAAAGTTCATACAACCAAAATTGGTGAACAGCTGAAGTAGCTTGAAGGAAGTTCATTTCTTCCATGTTTTTGTTCATAGCGGCTGCTGCGATGTTCAAGCGGTGGAAAATCCACTTTTCTACAAGTGATTCATTACCAGTAAGATCGGCAGTCTTGTTAGGAACGAAATTAGAACCTAGACGACCCAAAGCAAATTTTGTAGCATTGTACAACTTGTTACAGAATTTACGATATCCTTCAACACGAAGGATATCAAGGTTGAGATCACGACCACCAGTAGTCAAGGAACAGAGGGTAAAACGCAAAGCGTCAGTTCCACATTGAGGTATACCCTTGGGATAGCTCAACCGTTGACCCTTTTTAGCTTTTTCGACCTCTCTGCTGTCGAGATTGCCAACCAAAAGCTTATCATGTAATGCTTGTAGAGAAATACCCTCAATGACATCTATAGGATCCACAACATTTCCCAATGATTTAGACATTTTGCGGCCTTGAGCATCACGAACGAGTGCATGACAAAATACACGTTTAAAGGGAATCTTTCCGGTTAATTTGAGACCCAACATTACCATACGAGCAATccagaagaaaagaatatcCCAACCTGTTTCCATCAGAGTAGTAGGATAGAAATTTTCATAATCGCTAGTATCCTTTGGCCAGCCAAGGGTAGAAAAAGGCCACAATCCGGAGGAGAACCAAGTATCAAGAACGTCTTCATCCTGTTCTAGTGTGAAAGACTTTCCAGGAAAAGCAGCTTTAGCTTTCTCTTCTGCTTGTTCCAAAGTACGACCAGTAACCCAATAACGGCCTTCACTTCGATCTTGAGAAGGTTCGTCAGctaaatttacaaaatagGCTGGGATACGATGACCCCACCATAATTGACGAGAAATGCACCAGTCTTGGATATTTTCCATCCAGCGAATGAATTCTCGGCGAGACATATCAGGAGCAATTTCGATTTCACCAGACTTTACAACTTCAGCTGCGGCTGCAGCCATCTCTTTTTGATTCACCCACCATTGAGGCTTCATGACTGGCTCAATAATATCCGAAGTCTTCCCACAAAGTGGAATTACCATTGGATTTTCCTTGGTACCAACAAATAAGCCGAGCTCCTTGAGTCGTTCAACAACCTTAACACGAGCAGTAAAACGCTTCATGCCAGCAAATTCTCCACAATTTTCATTGAGAAGACCATCGTCagtgaaaatattaatgaaCTCCAAATTATGACGCTTTCCAACTTCATAATCGTTAGGATCATGAGCTGGAGTGATTTTAACAGCACCGGTACCAAATTCCATATCAACGATTATGTCGTCACAGATGATAGGAATTGAACGGTTACAGAAGGGAtgttttacaaatttaCCGTGTAGGTGCTTATAACGAGGATCCTGGGGATGAACAGCAACAGCAGTATCTCCGAGAAGTGTTTCTGGACGTGTAGTAGCAATAACAATTCGTTCGTCAGAACCTTCAACGGCATAAGCGATGGAAGTCAATACACCCACTTCGACGGGTTCATCATATCCAGGGACCTTGAGCAAAGTACGGCCAGGAACGTCAACGTTTTCTACCTCAAGGTTTGATAAAGTTGTTTGTAAAGCAGTACACCAATTCACGAGACGATTAGCACGGTAGATAATATTTTCCTCATGCAAACGAACAAAGGTTTCAACAACGGCACGACTAAGATTTTCATCCATAGTAAAGGCTTCACGAGTCCAATCAAAAGAACCACCAAGTCGAGAcatttggttttttataCGGTTATGGTATTCTTCTTTCCATTCCCAAACAATGTCAACAAATTTATCACGAGGATAATCATGGCGAGTCTTCTTCTGCGTGTACCAAAGCTTCTTTTCAACAACAGATTGGGTACTTAAACCAGCATGATCGAAACCACCCAGAAACAAAACTGTTTTACCAAGCATTCTGTTCCACCGAGCTAACGAATCTTGAATAGCAATCGTAAGAGCATGGCCAATATGCAAAGCACCAGTGACATTGGGAGGAGGAGATGTAATAACAAATACGCCCTCTTTCTTAGGTTTACCATCAGGACCAAACTCGGGTTCAAAGAAACCAGACTTGACCCACCAGTCATACCAAGCAGACTCAACAGCTTTGGGATTATAGGACTTCAAAGCAGGAGAGTCCAAGTCTTGAAGGACTTTTTTCTCACCAGGAGTGGTCTTTTCGACATACTCGGCAACTGGTGAAGCAATCTTAGCCTTCTTATCAAGTTTAGGCTTTCTTGCCTCCtaataaaatgattagTAACGTTGATGCTATCTAGCTGGTAGTATTccaattgaaaatataaaggTATAAAGTCATTCACAAATgacaaatgaaaattcaaaatacTGAATACTCCAAAAATTAAGCATACCTCCTTCGCCTTCTTGGCCGCCAGCTTTGCATGATACTTTTCAAGCTTAGCCGCCTTTTGGCGTTCACGCTCTACTATATAGATGTTAGAAATGATAAGGTGATGCATATGAATTTGTATTTCAACAACTCACATTCTTTCTCGGTTTTAGGCCTAGGCTCACCAGAACCAGGTGCGGAAGAATCCTTCAATTATTAGAAACCAATTGACAAAAGTTCAACTCACCTTAGACTGAGCAGCTTCACAGCCTTTGTCTGCCATTGGAAAAGTGTGTTGTTGAAAGAATTGTTCGGGTGCAATAAAAAGTCACATAACGAACTTGTCATTAAACGTTACAAGTGATTAAAGGATTTGCATTACGCTGCACTCCCCGGTTAACGAATTTTAAGACACTTGAAATCAATAATGAATCCTTGTAAACAGCGTTCGTTATCTacatgttttttttaatatcatttaaatttttgcataTTTATTAGTATAAATTGAACAGTAGTTGGTTCTCTTTTAATTATGCTTCATCGGTCTCCTTGTTGCTGAGAGCAAAATGTTTGCACTCATCAACAAGCATGGTTTAAATGTCGTCGTTATTGCACTCTTAATAGATGGCTTTTATAGTTGATAGCTatgattttgttaatttcaagtagcaatttttaatttgatttGTTTAATCTTTGCAAATCAGCAGGAATATCAGCATCACTACAACAAATCAAGGACTATAAAGTAGGatggaaaaaagaagtcCTGAGACAAGATTCAACGTAAAGGTGCAaaagtttaataaaagaatttagTTTATAGCATTggattgttaaaaaatcgtCTTATCGACCAGTAGTATAAAAAGATGAAGTTTTATACATTAGAtacaaaaagtaataaacGAAATACGAGtcgttttatttaataaaatgagAGAAACTATTATTCACGACATCCtcttttaaatcaaatttttaaagactAAACGTACCAGGTATTAACACAGAAGAGTAATGGCAATTACACTTCGTTGGTTGTAACCCAAGGAGCTGCGATCTACCACAAAAGGACTACAGAAGTGCTTCCCTCCACCATCCTTGCGAAATAAACACGTATGAGTCTCCTtagatattttattttctttatcgGTGGATGTACATTAGCTTTGGCCTCAGGTTCGTCCTAAATAGTTTTAGATTGCGTTTATTAACCAGTTTTAGGTGTTTCATATACTGAGGCTTCAGTTTATATGTCAGGTCTCTCTggtaatgaaaatgaagtcCCTTCAATTTCTCCTTCAGATTCCAGGCTTGTATTTGCTCATAAACTGGGCGTATCACGGTTCCACAAGCTGAAATCACATAGCGGTGctagaaaaattattaatgaaatgCTCCACAGTCATTCTGagctttcttcttttttttatgcagAAAAGTCTAATACTTTTTTGACAATTGCCGGATTGGCGGAGTCTGAACTGTTTGATACTCTGAACCCTGCTTTTCGCATCTCTTCTTGTCCTTCCAGTAATGCATTTGCCAGTTTAATGTGTCGATATGAGCGTCAGCTTGATTCTTTAGATAATGGAAAAACTActgatatatatttaaatgaCATTGGCGGAGTTATATCAATTCATGATTCAACTGGCGTTTATTCACAAATAACTACTACTCCCTATAAATCTTTAGAAGATTACGAGCAGCTTTTTGGTGAGGATAAAGCTTCTATGTTTGACATATCTGTCAAGCAAGATAGAGTTTTCCTTTCTGAAATATACGCTCTAAAAATCCTTGTCGAATTTTTAAGCTCAAAATCGCAACAAGAGCGGTCCGATACCAGTATTGTTATCGGCCAATTAGTCGGATTAGAGGTATGGTTTTCTTtatgtctttttttttaacaccTTAGGCTTTGTATGAGAAATATGGTAAAGATTCAAAGATTTACCAAGTAGCTCGCGAGAATATGATGACTCTTTTGTCAATGATTAAGCAGGTATCCTCCACATATACCTTTATTTTACTTCCTCCTATCGATTCCTCCGAAACTTCTACTAGATATCATAAGCGTCAAGTAGACATGGAAGCATTCGGAGAAGAAATAGAGGAAGTCGTTGCTAGCTATGAAAAGAATTACAATGGTCGCTGTTATATATCTGAGGAAGCTTGCTCAAAGGCCACCAATGATTGTTCTGGTCATGGAAGATGTTCCAAGTATGGTCAGTTGGACTCCTGTTATGTCTGCCAATGTTCCAATTCCGTGGTTTCAAATGCTGCTGGCCAGAACAAAACTATTAGATGGGCTGGAGAAAGTTGCTCTAAGCAGGATATCTCTGTGGAgtttcaatttttcttttggttTACTATTATTGGTTTTGGACTATTAATATTTAGCATAATGTTATTGTTTAGCATTGGACAAGAAGAATTGGCTAATGTTTTGACTTCTACTGCAACAGTCATCAAGAAAACCACATAACCTATTTTTCTGCTTTAATAATTagatatttttaatgatatgTAAGAGTTGCTTCTTATGAAACCTa
This region of Schizosaccharomyces pombe strain 972h- genome assembly, chromosome: II genomic DNA includes:
- a CDS encoding uncharacterized protein (DUF3844 family transmembrane protein, conserved in fungi) produces the protein MSLLRYFIFFIGGCTLALASGVSYTEASVYMSGLSGNENEVPSISPSDSRLVFAHKLGVSRFHKLKSHSGARKIINEMLHSHSELSSFFYAEKSNTFLTIAGLAESELFDTLNPAFRISSCPSSNAFASLMCRYERQLDSLDNGKTTDIYLNDIGGVISIHDSTGVYSQITTTPYKSLEDYEQLFGEDKASMFDISVKQDRVFLSEIYALKILVEFLSSKSQQERSDTSIVIGQLVGLEALYEKYGKDSKIYQVARENMMTLLSMIKQVSSTYTFILLPPIDSSETSTRYHKRQVDMEAFGEEIEEVVASYEKNYNGRCYISEEACSKATNDCSGHGRCSKYGQLDSCYVCQCSNSVVSNAAGQNKTIRWAGESCSKQDISVEFQFFFWFTIIGFGLLIFSIMLLFSIGQEELANVLTSTATVIKKTT